The genome window GGAGGCGGCGTGGGTGCGCGACCGTCACCGGGCCCTTGCGCGGGCGCTCGACCGGCGCCGGGCATGGACGGCGATGCAGCGGGCCGGGACGGTGCATGCCACCGGGCCCGACGGCGGAGCACTCATCGAGCGGGGCCGCCTGGTCGCCGCCTGGCCCGACGGGGATCGTCCCCCCCTCCTTCCCGCGATCCGAACCGAGCACCCCACCGAGGAAGCCGCCCGGTCCGTGATCGATGCCGAGGAGGCTCACCTGGTGTGGCGATGGTTGATGAGCGATGGGGTCGCATTGGACGAGGCCGACGGACCCCTGGGGCTTCCGGTCCACCCGGTCGAAGCGCTGGAGCGCATCGCGGTGTGACCCGCGGAGGTGGCTACGCCCGGTCGAGCACCATTGCCGGGTCGACATTGCCGCCGGAAAGCACCACCACCAGGGGGCCGCTACCTGGTGCCCGGCCGGCCAATGCGAGGGCCAATCCGACCGCCCCCCCGGGCTCGACCACCAGCTTCAGCGTTTCGAACGCGAACCGCATCGCCTCGCGCACCTCAGAGTCGCTGACGGTCGCCGACCCCGCCACGAGGCGCCGGTTGATCTCGAATCCAATGGCGCCGGGGGTGGGCGCCAGCAGGGCGTCACAGATCGAGCCAGCCGTTTCGGCAACGACGACCCGTTCACCCGATCCGAGCGAGCGCGCATAGTCGTCGAAGTCTTCCGGCTCAACCGTATAGACCTCGGCCCGCGGCAGATCGACGGAGAGGGCCAGGGCGATCCCGGCGGTCAGCCCTCCCCCGCCGGTGGGTACCAGCACGACCGGATCCTCGACGGCAAGGGCGCGGCACTGTTCGGCGATCTCGAGACCTGCGGTTCCCTGGCCGGCGATGGTCCACGAGTGCTCGTACGGGGGGACGATCACCGCACCGGTGCGTCCTGCCCTCTCACGTGTCATTTCGACCCGGTCATCGGTGGCCCGGTCGTAGGACACGATCTCGGCGCCTCGGGACCGGGTCCCCTCGGTCTTGGCGGCAGGGGCGTCGGCCGGCATGACGATCGTCGCCGGGACGCCGTAGTGGGCGGCGGCCGCCGCCACTGCCTGGCCGTGGTTGCCACTGGAATAGGCGGCCACCCCGTTGGCCCGACCCTCCGGCCCCAGCTGCGAGAGAAAGGCCATCGCCCCCCGGTACTTGAACGACCCGGTGCGCTGCAGTGTCTCCAGCTTCAGCAGCACCCGACGACCGACCCGGGCATCGAGGTCAGGTGAACCGACCAGCGGAGTGCGCACCACGAGGCCGGCGATCCGGTCGGCGGCGGCTCGAACGTCGTCGATCGTCGGCGGTGAGGTATCCACTGTTGCCGACGCTACCGCCCCCCAGGGGCTTGTGTCGCGCCGCCGGGTCGACTCCGCCGGCTCCGTACACTCGAACAGGTCGTGAAGCCGCCCCCGCTCGCCGTTCTCGCACTCATCGCCATCGGGGCATGCAGCCAGGGGTCGGTGCCGGCCGGCGAGGTGCCCCCACTCGAGCCGACCACGCCGAGCGCGGTCCGGGAGCTGCTGGCGTCTTCCGACCGGCCGGTGGTGGTGAATGTCTGGGCATCGTGGTGCATTCCGTGCCGCTCGGAGGCTCCTCTGCTCCGCCAGGCCGCGGCCGCACATGGCGGTGAGATCAGGTTCGTCGGAATCGACGTTCGCGACACCCAGGACGGGGCGCGGTCGTTCATCGCGGAGTTCGGCCTCACCGCGCTCGAGCACTACTTCGACCAGTCCGGCGCCGTCCCGGGTGATCTCGGCGGGCGGGGGGTGCCCCTCACCTTCTTCTTCCGTGCGGGAGGTGACCTGGTCTCCGTCCACCACGGGGTGATCGACGAGCGAACGCTGGCCCTCGGAATCGACGAGCTGCTCCTTTCCGGGAGCGGGTGATGGAGTTCGGGCTCTTGGCCGCGGTAGCGGTTGCATTCGGGTCGGCCTGGGCAGTCCTCCGGCTCACCGTGGCGAGGGAGGAACGGCGGCCCGCGTTCGACCGCCTGATCTCCGCGGCGGTGGTCGGTCTGGTCGCCGGACGGATCGCGGCGATGGCGCTCGCGGGCACCAATCCGATCACCCGCCCCCTCGACGTCCTCATCGTGCGCGGAGGGGTCGACACCGGTTTCGCCGCGTCGGCGGCGTTGGCCTGGCTCGCCTTTGGCGGGCGAGGCGACCTGTGGAGGAGCCTCGACGCGGTGGCGCCGGCAGCCCTCGCCGGGCTCGCCGGGTGGCACCTCGGATGCCTCTTCTCAGGCACCTGCCTCGGGACCACCACCTCCCTGCCCTGGGGAATCACGGCAACGGGCGGGATGGTGACGCGGCACCCGACCGAGATGTACGCCGCCCTCGCCTTCGTCGCTGCCGCCGCGCTGGTCGCCGCGGCGCGCCGGCAAGTGACAATTCCGGGAATCCTGGCGGCGGCCACGCTTGCGGCCGCAGCTCTCATCCGGCTGGCGACCGAGCCAATGCGGCTCGGGATCGGGACGGGGCCAGAGTGGTGGTACGCGTCCGGGATCGCCGTCGGGGTAGGCATCGTTCTGTATCGGGTGGTGCGCGCCCGCCGGCTGCGACGCCCGGCCCCCTCCTGAGCCCGCCCGCCACCGGGGCGGTACCGCCTTCGTACACTCGCCATATGCCCGACCAACACATCGTCGACCTCCGCGGAGTTGGTGTCCGCCGCTCCGGCGCGTTGATCTTGCGTGAAGTGAACCTTCAGGTCGCTTCCGGTGAAGTCATCGGGTTGTTCGGGGCGAACGGGTCGGGTAAATCCACACTGTTGCGGGTGCTGGCGACGCTCGAGCGACCGAGCGCGGGCGGTGGCACGGTGCTCGGCGCCGCCCTCGGCACGGACGCGGAGGAGGCGGTACGCCCCCGCGTCGCCCTCGTCGCCCATGAACCGGCTCTTCTTGCCAACCTCTCCCTGGAGGAGAACCTCCGTCTCTTTGCGGCCCTCGGCGGCCGCGCCTCGGGCCGGGTGATGCCCGCGCTCGCCGAGGTGGGACTAGCCGGGGCGGCAGGGCGACGCGCCGCGATTTGCTCCAACGGCATGAGGCGCCGCGCCGAGTTCGCCCGGGTGGCGCTCGCCGAGCCAGATCTGCTCCTGCTCGACGAGGCCCATGTGGGGCTCGACGTGGCCGCCGGGGCACTGATGGAGCGAATCGTCGACGCTGTCACCAATCGCGGTGGGGCTGTGATCCTGGTGTCGCACGAGCGGGAGCGCGTCGAGCGGCTGATCGACCGGTCGGCGACCTTGATCGACGGCCGGCTGGAGGTCGCGTGATGAGCATCTTGCGGCAGATTGCGATCCTCTTCCGTTTTCAACTGCGCGACGAGATGCGCACCGGCGAAGTGATGGCGGTGATCGTCCCGTTCGGGGCGATCGCCCTGCTGGTGATCCCGATGGCGGTCGGCATCGAGACCACGCTGCTCAGCCGTATCGGCCCGGGCTTGTTCTGGGCAGTGGTGCTGTTGTTCGGCATCGTCGTGACCCAGCGCCGCACCGCGGCGGCGAGCCCGGCTCATGGCGATGCCCTGTCGCTGCTGGGCGTAGACCCGGCGGCTCGGTTCGCCGCCACCGCGCTTGCCAGCGCCATCCTGCTGCTGGGCTTCCAGATCGTCACCGGGCTGGTGATGATCGTCCTGTACGACCCCGTCATCGTGGGCTGGGGTTGGCTGGCGATGGTCCTGCCGTTGGTGGCGCTCGGCCTGGGAATGCTGGGTACCGTCGCCGGATCGGTGGCGGAGGGCCGCGGCCCCCTTGCTCCGCTGTTGGTGGCGCCTCTAGCGATCCCGATTCTTCTCGGCGCCGCCCAGGCCTCGGAAGGCTTGCGGCTTGGGGTCGGTATCCTCCGCTGGATCATCGTGTTGGCACTGGTCGACGTCGTGCTCGCGCTGGTCGGTGTGCTGACCGCCCGCCCCCTGGAAGGGACTCCGAGTTGAGGCCGATCGAAATCGCAGCAGCCGGAACGATGCTCACCGCGCTGGTTGCCGGTCTCGTGGTGCCTCCGGACGCCGTTCAGGGCGACCTGCAGCGGATCATGTACGTCCACGTGCCCTCTGCCTGGCTGGCGTACCTCGCCTTTGCCGTGACCCTGGTCGCCAGCGTTGCCCACCTGGTCACCAAGCGGCTCGAATGGGATCGGCGCGCCGGGGCCTCGGCGGAGGTCGGCGTGGTGTTCACCGGTCTCGCCCTCGCCACCGGGATGATCTGGGGCAAGCCGGTCTGGGGCGTGTGGTGGACCTGGGACGCCCGACTCGTGCTGACCGCGGCGATGTTCTTCGTCTACCTCGCGTACCTCGGCCTCCGGCGGAGTGTGGACGACCCGGTGATCCGCGGTCGGAGAACGGCGGTGTTCGGCGTCGTCGCTGCCCTGCAGATCCCGCTCGTGCACTTCTCGGTGATCTGGTGGCGCAGCCTTCACCAGCCACCCACGGTGCTGCGACCGGGAGAGCCCCAGATCGATCCGCCGCTCCTCTTCGCTTTGCTGATGGCGGTGGTGGCGTTCACGGTGCTGTACGTGGCGCTGACACGGCGCCGGGTGGAGCTCGCCGCCGCCGAGGACCGACTGCTCACGACCGGAGGCTTCGACGAGTCCGTCGCCGGGGCGGCGGTTTCGGCTCCGATGACCGGGGAACAGCGATGAGCGACTGGGGCTGGGTGGCCTTCGCGTACTCGGTCGTGTACTCCACGCTGGCGCTGTACCTCGCTTCGATCGTGGTCCGGGCCCGGCGTGTGCGCCGCTACCTGGACGAGCGATGAGGCGGTATCGCTGGTTCATCGTGGCGGGATTGGGGCTGGTGGCGGTGCTGACGGGATTCCTCGTCGCCAACATCGGCGCCGACCTCGTGTACTACCGGACGACTTCGGAAGTCGTCGACGAGACCGACCCGGTGGGAAAAGGTCGCTTTCGCCTCGGCGGCCAGGTGGTGCCGGGCTCGATCGCAGCCGACGCCACCGGCGTCCAATTCGAGGTCACCGACGGGGTGGTGACCCTGGAGGTGGATCATCGTGGGGCTCCGCAGCAACTGTTCCGTGAAGGCATCGGGGTGGTGGTCGAGGGGACGTGGGACGGATCCACGTTTCACTCCGACTCCATGATCATCAAGCACGACGAGCAATACCGCACCGAGGACGGAGGCGTGTACACCCCCGACTCGAGATTCCCCAGCCCGTGATCGCCCTTGTCGGCTACGCCGGAGTGCTGGTCGCGCTCGCTTCGGCGGTCGCTCTGGTCGTGCAGGGTGTCAGGTCGTATCTGGATGGCGGCGCCGGAGCCGCAGACCGGCTGCGGTTCCCAGTGTGGGGCCTCATCGGCGGCGCCGTCATCGCCATGGGTGCGCTCGAGTTGGCGTTGCTCACCGACGACTTCTCGATCGAATACGTCGCCCGCAACCACGCCCGGGGGACGCCCCTGCTGTTCACCATTGCCTCCGCCTGGGCCGCCCTCGAGGGAAGCATCGTGCTCTGGGGCCTGGTCCTGGCCGGGTACGCCGTCTGGGTGTTTCGCAGCCTCGAGGACGACGATCCGATTGGTGCCACCGCTCTCGCCGTGATCGGGGCAGTGGCGATCTTCTTCTTCGGGCTGATGGCGTCGGCGGCCAACCCGTTCACGACGTTGGCGGTGGTTCCGGCCGACGGACTCGGCGCCAACCCTCTGCTCCAGAACCACATCCTGATGGCGATCCATCCGCCCATGCTCTACATGGGGTACGTCGGCATGACCGTGCCGTTCGCCTTCGCCATCGCCGCCCTCGCCGCCGGCGACGGGACCACCGCGTGGCTGGAACGGACTCGCCGCTGGGCGCTGGTCGCCTGGTCGTTTCTCACGCTCGGCGTCGTGCTCGGCGCCTGGTGGTCTTATGAGGTGCTGGGGTGGGGCGGTTATTGGGCGTGGGACCCGGTGGAGAACGCGTCATTCCTCCCCTGGCTGACGGCGACCGCCTTCATCCACTCCGCGGTCGTCCAGCGCCGGCGGGGCATGCTCCAGGCGTGGAACGTCGCCCTGGTGATCGGGACGTTCGCCCTCACCATCCTCGGCACGTTCCTCACCCGATCGGGGGTGGTGGCGTCAGTGCACTCCTTCACCCAATCTGCCGTCGGGCCTGCCCTGCTGGGCTTTCTGATCGTGATCCTGATCGGTGGATTCGGCCTCTTTGCCGCCCGGGGTCACCTGGTGGCATCTACCCCGCGCCTCGACTCGCTCGCCAGCCGCGAAGGGGCCTTCCTGCTCAACAACCTGCTGCTCACCCTGTTCGCCTTCGTCGTGCTGCTGGGGACGATCTATCCCATGATCCTCGAGGCGTTCACCGGGGATCGGGTCTCGGTGGGTCCGCCGTGGTTCGACCGCACCGCGATCCCCATCGGCCTGGTGTTGCTGTTTGCGATGGGCATCGGGCCGATCGTCCCTTACCGGGCTGCCCGGGCGAGCGTTGTGTGGCACCGATTGCGAAGCCCGCTTCAGGTGACCGCGGTGGTGTCGGCGGCGGTGGTCCTCTTGGGGCTGCGCTCGGTCACCGCCCTGCTCACGGTGGCCCTGGCGACCCTGGTGGTGGCGGCCATCGTCCGCAATGCCCACGTGTCCGCCAAGGCGCGCCCCCACGGCTACCTGCGTTCGCTCGGTGGACTGTTCCGCGCCGATCCGGGCTTCTGGGGCGGGATGATCGCCCACACCGGAGTGGCGCTCGTGGCAGTGGCCATCTCCTTCTCGTCGTCTTTCGACACCCGTACCGAGATCACCCTCTCGGCAGGCGAGTCGGCACCCTTCGATGGGTACACGCTCACCTATGTCGCCCCGTTCGCGCGGGAAGAATCGAATCGCGTTGTCATCGGCGCCGAATTCGAGCTCTACCGGGGCACTCGCCACCTCGCCACCCTTCACCCCCGCCTCAACCAGTACGACAACCAGGTGCAGGCGATTCCGACGCCGGCGGTCCACACCGGGCTGCGCGAGGACGTCTACCTCAGCCTGGTGCGCATCGAACAGGGCACCAGCGCGGTCACCATTGACGCGATGCGCTTTCCCTTGATGTGGATGCTCTGGCTCGGAGGCCTGGTGGTGGTGGCCGGCGGTGCCTGGTCCTTCACTGCCAAGCGCCGTACCCGCGACCTCAGACCCGCAGAGGTTTCTGGTGTCTGAGCGGGCTCGCACCTGGATCGCTCTCGCCGTCATCGGCGCCTCGCTGGCCACCATCGGCGCGGTGCTGGCCACCGACGAGCCGTCGCCTCGAGATCGCGCCCATGCACTCGCGGCTCGCCTCAAGTGCCCGGTGTGCGATTCAGAGACCATCGCCGACTCCCCCACCGATCTCGCCCGGGACCTCCAGGACCTGATCGCCGAGCAGGTCGCCGACGGCTGGACGGATCAGGAGGTGATCGACTTCTTCGTCGCCACCTACGGTGAGCAGGTACTGCTCGACCCGCCCACAGGAGGACGCACCGCCCTCCTGTGGATCGCCCCGCTGGTGGTGGCGGCCGCCGGTGTCCTGGTGATCATCGGACGCCGCGCCAAGCGATCGACCCGTGAGCTCACCGAGGAAGAGCGCCGCGCGGTCGAGGCGGCCGTTCGCGGAGCCGAGAGATGACCGGGCCCGAGGTACGGCTACTCGAGGAGCGCCGCGACAGGATCGTCGCCGATCTGCGGGCGATAGACGGCCAGATCGCCCTCGAGGAACTCGACCGTGCCACCGGGGAGGAGCTCCGCCGCCGATCCGAGGTGGCGCTCGCCGACACCCTCGCCGCACTCGAGATGGCGCGGGCCGAGCGCCCCCGGGGACGCTCGCCGCAGCGGATCGCCATCGGCCTCGCCGCATTCACGGTTGCTGCCACCGCTGCGGTGATCGGGCTGGCGGGGGCAGTGAACTCCAGCCCGACAACGACGGCCGGCGGCATCGACCTTGCCAACGTCACCAACGAGGAGTTGGAGGAGGTCGTCGCCGCCAACCCGGACGTGGTTCCGATGCGCCTGGCGCTGGCCCGCCGATATGTCGAGGCGGGCGAGTTCTCGGCGGCCCTCCCCCACTACCTGTACATCCTCGAGAGAGAACCTGAGCCCGAGGCGTTGATGTACCTGGGGTGGATGACCTACCTGTCGGGTGACCCCGTCACCGGGGAGTCACTTCTCGAGCACAGCCTGGAGCTGCGGCCGGGCAATGTCCTCGCCCAGTGGTTCCTCGCCAACGTCCGCTACTTCGGCCTCGGCGACACTGCCGGCGCGATTCCGCTGCTCGAAGCCGTGATCGCCTCCCCCGACACGCCGGACGACATCATCGCCGATGCTGAGCAAATGATCGAGGAGGCCGAGTCGTGAGCCCCCGATTTCGCTGGATCGCCTTCACGGTGCTTGGCCTCGTCGTCGTGGCCCTGATGCTGATCTTTCTGCCCCGATTCGGATCGGATCCGCTGCTTTCGGACTCACCCCTGATCGGCAAGCCGGTGCCCGATGTGACCATCACCAACATCGACGACGACGCTCCGATCGCACTCCGCTCGCTGGAGGGGAAGATCGTGGTGGTCAACTTCTGGGCCCCATGGTGCGTGCCGTGCCGTGCGGAGCATGCGGTCCTGATCGCCGCGGCGGAGGCATTCGCTTCGGCCGATGTCCAGGTGCTGGGCGTCGTCTACCAGTCCGATGTCGGGGATGTGAATCGCTTTCTCGACGAGTTGGGACGGGGATACCCCGCGGCCATGGACCCCGGCTCGCGCGCCGCGATCTCGTTCGGCGTCCGCGGCGTCCCTGAGACGTTCTTCGTCGACCCCAGCGGCATCGTGGTGGCCAAGGTCACCGGGCCGGTAGATGGGCCCCTCCTCACCTCGACCCTCGAGGCGATCCTGCTCGGCGAATCGGTCGACAGCCAGGAGACCGGCGAAGTACAGCCGGCTCCGTAGCGGGCGGCCCTCAGGCGCGTTCGAGCAATCGACGGGTCCGCCGGAGCGCCGCCGGCAACTTGCCCTGCGAACGGACCAAGAACCGAATCATTTCGTCGGCCCGGGCCCGGCCGAGTCCGGCGCCGTCGACCGCCTCTGCGATGGTTCGCCTCGAGAGGTCGCGGAGTCGGTCGACCCAACCGCCGAGGCGTTCGAAGAAGCGCTCCCGGTCGGCCACGGGATGGATTGCCTCGCAGGTCGCATCGTTGTGCCTTCGCACTTCCAACGTCGTGGGATCGGCTTCCCACCGGATCACCCTCCAAGAGGGCACGTAGCCGTTGTCCGGCCCGGATTGGAGAAACTGCCGCAGCCCTGCATATTCGAAGGCCGACCCGTGGTCGAAGAACAACGGCACCCCTTCGATGTAGGCACGGTTGAATCCATGGGTGTCACGACGCCGAATCCACAGCGAGAACGCCAGTTCGGAGGCCACCGCCTCGTCGAGGTCCTGCACCGGCAGATCTTCCAGGGTGTAATTCTCGGCGAGGCGCACCAGCCCCATCCGCGGGCCCGGAGACTTCGGGGCGAGCCGCACCTCGGCAACGTTCACCATGCCGGCCCCCAACAGGTAGCCCAGCAGCTCCCTACGACCATCGGGCTTGACCACCCACCGTTCGCCGTTCACGTCGACGGTGTCCGGGACGTGACCCGACCAATTCAACAATTCCTCGTCACTGACCCGGCTCATCGCGCCCCCGATGTGCATGCAGACGGCCTGGGCGCCGCAGCCCGCGACCGCCCGGCGGGACAACCTAGTCGGCGGCGGGCGCGATCGTTGACGGAGGCCTAAGTGGCCGCGAGCCCCTAACCGGCCGGTGGCCGGTCCGTCAGGCCAGCGAGGAACGCCTTCGTCTGCCCGGCCGTACGCAACCGGACCACCTGCAGATGATCCCAAGTGCCGTCGACGAGCCGTCCCTCATACTTCTCCCTGGTCCCCTCGAACCGGGTCCACGCCCACACGATGATGTTCTTGTAGGGATCGCGGCTGTAGAGGTTAGTCCACGGCTCGCGGTTGCCGTTCCACAGCTCCTCGCGCGTGGCCACCCGGCGCAGGGTTCGGCCGACCACCCGGCGCATGACCACCGGGCGGGAGGGGTCGAGCCAGACCACCGCGTCGGCCCGGGGCCACACGATGTCGGCCACGCCGTGACTGGTGTAGTTACCGTCGACCACCCACCGGTCACCGGCTACCAGCCGTGCGACCTCCTCACGGAATTCAGGGTCGGGCTTCTGCTGCCAGCCAGGCAGATGGAACAGTGAGTCCAGTTCCACGTAGGTCAGGCCGAGCGCGTCCGCGACGGCGCGCGCCACCGTCGTCTTCCCCGACCCGCTCGAACCGATCACCGAAATGCGCTCCACTGGCCACCATCGAGAGGGGGCGGAAGGGTAATGCCCGCCCCGGGCTCAGTCCCGGCTGGGTAATCGGCCGGCTCTTTCAAGGACATGGTCGGGTAGTCGGGTCTTGCCTTCATGGACCATCGTGTGGTGGTGAGCACACAGCAGGCAGAGGTTCTCCGTCTTGGTGTCGCCACCGTGGAGCCAATGGACCACATGATGAGCGTCGCAATAGCGTGGCCGGGACTGGCATCCAGGGATCACACAACCCTGGTCCCGGGCGTTGAGAGCGACACGGATCCACGGGGGGATCACCCGGGTGGTCCGCCCCACATCCAACGGCATCCCGTCGGGATCGACCACCAGGCGGGTGATCGCCGCGTCGCAGGCGATCCGACGCAGCGTCTCGGGACTGATCACCCCACAATCCTCGAGATGGCCTCCCCCGCTGAGACCCTGAAGCGCCGCCAACGGAGCCACCACCGTCACCTGGGGACGGAAACCACCTGAGATCGGAGAATCGCCGTCGGCGAGATGATCCGCACACAACTGAGTCAACGCATCGGCGCGGCGCTGACCCGGAGACCTGGTGTCAGTGGGGTCGAGCTGTTGGGGATCGGCGATCGACCGCAACGCAGTGAGCACCGTCTCGCCCGCCACCGGATCCAACTGACCATCCACCCGCACCAACCCATCCAACATCGGCGACACATTCAGAAACCGCCGCTGCCGCAAATGCTCCGCATCGGCTTCGGCGGCGTCGAGATCAGCGTTCTGACGCCACAGATCCACTCCCTCCCGGAACTCCGCCATCGACAAACCCGAAAACGAATCCACCAGGACCTGCTCCGCCTCGGCGAAGAGCACCGGGTTGGCTTCCCGGGCCGCAGCCAACAACCGCACCCGCGGCTCATCCAACTCACCACGACCAAACGCCCCCCGCACCACCGGCATCTCCGCCAAAGACCGCGCCAAAGAAATCCACCGCTGCGCCATCCCCACCGAAACCCCCAACCGATCCACCAACAGATTCAACGGCGCCAAATACCCCGCCTCGGCATACGCCCCGGAGGCCACCAGCTCACCAATCCAGGCAAGCCGCTCAGCCTCCGCCCGGACCACCCGCCCATGAGCCCCCACCAGCCCACCGACAGGAGCACCCCACAGCGAGAAACCTTCACCTTCGAAATCGGCAAGCGGCCGATCCGCAGTCGTCGTCATTCAGACAAGGTACGACCCATGTGTGACACAAAACGATGAATGGGAACGCCACCGCCGCCGTCCGAAGGTCTTCTAGCCACTCCGACCTCCTAGCCTCGAAGTGGTGCGGTACTACCTGGGCACCAAGGACGATCTGAAGCTCGGCGACCTCGTCGAGCCTGATCTTTCCCCAGAAATCGGCCACGTCTATGTGACCAGCACCTTGGATGGCGCATCCTGGCAAGGTGAGCTGGCACCCGGCGACGGTCCCGGCAGGATCTACGAGGTAGAGCCGACCGGGCGCCTCGACGAAGCCGCCGATGCGGCCGCACCTCAGTATCCGGTTGCGACGAAGTGGTTCCGCACTCAGGACCCGCTGCGGGTCACTGGCGAATGCACAAACTCGAAGGGGCGGCCACGGCGGTTGTACCACGGTACGAAGGCTGACCTGAAGGTCGGCGACCTGATCGAACCCGGCTACGCCCCCAACTTTGGCGAAAAGGATCGGGTGACGAAATACGTCTATCTGACCGGCACCGTGGATGCGTCCATCTGGGGAGCGGAACTGGCCCTCGCCGACGGACCCGGAAGGGTCTACGTGGTGGAACCGACCGGCCCGATCATGGACGACCCCAATCTCACGGACCAGAAGTTCCGGGGCAATCCGACGAAGTCCTACCGCTCCCAGGAATCGCTGCGCGTCATCGGCGAGCACACCGATTGGGACGGGAATTGCCCGATGCGGTGAAAGCCATGAAGGACGGCCTCGAGCGGCTTTCACAAATGGGCGTCGAGCCAATCGACGACTGAACCACAACCCCACGTGTGTCGTACGATTGTCCGATGCCTAGGCAGATGCTGGCAGCGGTCGGAATCCTGATCGTCGCGGCGGCCTGTTCCGGGAGCGGCACCGAGCCGTCCACGACCGCCGCCTCCTCAACGGCGCCGACTGTTACGACGTCGTCGACTACCGCTCCGGTGAACCCACCGCTCCTCGGTTCGGTGAACGAGCCATTTAACCCACAGATCCGAGTCGTCGAGGACGCTGTCCTCCGCGTCGACGGGTCTTGCGTGACCGCCGAAACGGGCGACACGGCGATTCTTCTGGTCTTCGATCTCCCGGTCGAGCCGCCGCCAGGGGGAGGGCGGTACGTGTGGGTGCAAGGCGTCGAGGTCCACTTCGGAGACGTCGTTCCACCTACCCCGACTCAGGTCTTGTCATCTGGCGCCCGCTACCAATTCCGAGGCATCCCCTTCGATGCAGTCGATGGAGAGCTGGCCGAGCCGATGCCCCCGAGCTGCGTCTACGACGAGCAGCTGATTCTTCTCGGTGCCCTTGATGCGCCGGTTGGGCACGGGCTGACTACTCGCCCGGTCGAGGTGTTGGAAGGAATTCCAGCGATAGGTATCAACTCGACCACGATCACCATCGCCGGGGCTTGTACCACCGTCGGTTCCGGAGAGCATCAGCTGCTCGTCGTCTGGCCGGCGGGAACCGTCTCGCTTCTGGACGACCACACCATCCACATGAGCCGCTGGGAGGCACTCACCGAGGTGGTA of Acidimicrobiia bacterium contains these proteins:
- a CDS encoding prolipoprotein diacylglyceryl transferase family protein; translation: MEFGLLAAVAVAFGSAWAVLRLTVAREERRPAFDRLISAAVVGLVAGRIAAMALAGTNPITRPLDVLIVRGGVDTGFAASAALAWLAFGGRGDLWRSLDAVAPAALAGLAGWHLGCLFSGTCLGTTTSLPWGITATGGMVTRHPTEMYAALAFVAAAALVAAARRQVTIPGILAAATLAAAALIRLATEPMRLGIGTGPEWWYASGIAVGVGIVLYRVVRARRLRRPAPS
- a CDS encoding ABC transporter ATP-binding protein; protein product: MPDQHIVDLRGVGVRRSGALILREVNLQVASGEVIGLFGANGSGKSTLLRVLATLERPSAGGGTVLGAALGTDAEEAVRPRVALVAHEPALLANLSLEENLRLFAALGGRASGRVMPALAEVGLAGAAGRRAAICSNGMRRRAEFARVALAEPDLLLLDEAHVGLDVAAGALMERIVDAVTNRGGAVILVSHERERVERLIDRSATLIDGRLEVA
- a CDS encoding heme exporter protein CcmB; the protein is MSILRQIAILFRFQLRDEMRTGEVMAVIVPFGAIALLVIPMAVGIETTLLSRIGPGLFWAVVLLFGIVVTQRRTAAASPAHGDALSLLGVDPAARFAATALASAILLLGFQIVTGLVMIVLYDPVIVGWGWLAMVLPLVALGLGMLGTVAGSVAEGRGPLAPLLVAPLAIPILLGAAQASEGLRLGVGILRWIIVLALVDVVLALVGVLTARPLEGTPS
- a CDS encoding cytochrome c maturation protein CcmE, which produces MRRYRWFIVAGLGLVAVLTGFLVANIGADLVYYRTTSEVVDETDPVGKGRFRLGGQVVPGSIAADATGVQFEVTDGVVTLEVDHRGAPQQLFREGIGVVVEGTWDGSTFHSDSMIIKHDEQYRTEDGGVYTPDSRFPSP
- a CDS encoding cytochrome c-type biogenesis protein — translated: MSERARTWIALAVIGASLATIGAVLATDEPSPRDRAHALAARLKCPVCDSETIADSPTDLARDLQDLIAEQVADGWTDQEVIDFFVATYGEQVLLDPPTGGRTALLWIAPLVVAAAGVLVIIGRRAKRSTRELTEEERRAVEAAVRGAER
- a CDS encoding threonine/serine dehydratase, whose amino-acid sequence is MDTSPPTIDDVRAAADRIAGLVVRTPLVGSPDLDARVGRRVLLKLETLQRTGSFKYRGAMAFLSQLGPEGRANGVAAYSSGNHGQAVAAAAAHYGVPATIVMPADAPAAKTEGTRSRGAEIVSYDRATDDRVEMTRERAGRTGAVIVPPYEHSWTIAGQGTAGLEIAEQCRALAVEDPVVLVPTGGGGLTAGIALALSVDLPRAEVYTVEPEDFDDYARSLGSGERVVVAETAGSICDALLAPTPGAIGFEINRRLVAGSATVSDSEVREAMRFAFETLKLVVEPGGAVGLALALAGRAPGSGPLVVVLSGGNVDPAMVLDRA
- a CDS encoding heme lyase CcmF/NrfE family subunit is translated as MIALVGYAGVLVALASAVALVVQGVRSYLDGGAGAADRLRFPVWGLIGGAVIAMGALELALLTDDFSIEYVARNHARGTPLLFTIASAWAALEGSIVLWGLVLAGYAVWVFRSLEDDDPIGATALAVIGAVAIFFFGLMASAANPFTTLAVVPADGLGANPLLQNHILMAIHPPMLYMGYVGMTVPFAFAIAALAAGDGTTAWLERTRRWALVAWSFLTLGVVLGAWWSYEVLGWGGYWAWDPVENASFLPWLTATAFIHSAVVQRRRGMLQAWNVALVIGTFALTILGTFLTRSGVVASVHSFTQSAVGPALLGFLIVILIGGFGLFAARGHLVASTPRLDSLASREGAFLLNNLLLTLFAFVVLLGTIYPMILEAFTGDRVSVGPPWFDRTAIPIGLVLLFAMGIGPIVPYRAARASVVWHRLRSPLQVTAVVSAAVVLLGLRSVTALLTVALATLVVAAIVRNAHVSAKARPHGYLRSLGGLFRADPGFWGGMIAHTGVALVAVAISFSSSFDTRTEITLSAGESAPFDGYTLTYVAPFAREESNRVVIGAEFELYRGTRHLATLHPRLNQYDNQVQAIPTPAVHTGLREDVYLSLVRIEQGTSAVTIDAMRFPLMWMLWLGGLVVVAGGAWSFTAKRRTRDLRPAEVSGV
- a CDS encoding thioredoxin domain-containing protein; this translates as MKPPPLAVLALIAIGACSQGSVPAGEVPPLEPTTPSAVRELLASSDRPVVVNVWASWCIPCRSEAPLLRQAAAAHGGEIRFVGIDVRDTQDGARSFIAEFGLTALEHYFDQSGAVPGDLGGRGVPLTFFFRAGGDLVSVHHGVIDERTLALGIDELLLSGSG
- the ccsA gene encoding cytochrome c biogenesis protein CcsA, with protein sequence MRPIEIAAAGTMLTALVAGLVVPPDAVQGDLQRIMYVHVPSAWLAYLAFAVTLVASVAHLVTKRLEWDRRAGASAEVGVVFTGLALATGMIWGKPVWGVWWTWDARLVLTAAMFFVYLAYLGLRRSVDDPVIRGRRTAVFGVVAALQIPLVHFSVIWWRSLHQPPTVLRPGEPQIDPPLLFALLMAVVAFTVLYVALTRRRVELAAAEDRLLTTGGFDESVAGAAVSAPMTGEQR